ATTTACAAATATTCTTCTCAATACTTTCAAGTCTGATTGAAGGAAGCATCTAGCAATTTCCTTATTAAAAAAGGAAGTGCCttcatgttttctttatatttacagCATTCTATTCTAAgcaaaaataaagagatgaaCACAGTTGAGctcttttacaaataaataattgtttcaCAAAAGTATTGCTGTAAACAAGATCATTTCAATGGCCCGAAAGACAGTGACATTTTCAACCAATGAAGAATTTAAACAGTTACAAGTATAGATAACACAAGGTATGCATGGCCAAGAGGCAGATGGTTATTAAAGAATGaactaataaaaattacttaaaatctgCTTTGTCAAACTGTGCTTTTATTccctacaatttttttaattgttcagaaaaatttaaactcTAATGATCTAAAAACCCTGAACCTATTCTGAAAGTAACTACAAACTACAATGGTTGACACTGTAGTTCGGACATTAGCTAAAACTTCTAAATTATCTGAGCAATCAATGTAAACAagcctcaaattttaaaatagaaaaaaatgaacaaaaaaaatttctgtaaaCATACCAGAAAAATACTACATGTGCCATCGTCTAGTTGTGTTTACTGAGAActctttttttagttgttttccaTGTTTCAAACATCATCTAATTAAATGGGAGACCTTTTAGTTTTCCCTAACAAGTACCTCGACAGATAAAGGTTCTGTAATCAGTACAACTGCTTTTGCCGAGATTGCTATTTTGGCTTTCATCTACCCCCCCTAATAACAGACATCACCGAGTTCTTTCTGTACTGAGGGGAGGTTGTTTGCATCATGGCCATATTTCTACCCtgctttgtaaaataaatgaaacttacTTTATTAGATCTCAACCACATCTCTCTGATTATAAGGAACACAAAGCTTTCTAAGTGCTTTAAACCTCATTCTGGCAAGTTTTCTATCTTTCATTTTGATTTCAAGTTTGAAGTATTTAACAGTTAAAGATATCTCTGATAGTTATTTTGATGAAAGAAGATGgtaggttttttttaaaggtactaTAGCTTTGATGTGATGCTTAATACtctcaattttaaaatctgaacttGGATCAAAATACTGTGGTTTATGAGGCTTTGCTGGGTAAGGGTGGGCTAATTTTAGTAATCGTTACAATAATTTAGACACTAAGAATTTTATAAGTTATGGAGAAAAGTCTTTTAATGTTCTATCTTTCCTCTTGAAGTCTTCTCCATTATTAAATTCCTCTATGCATACATATTACATTCAAATAACTACCTTAAAAACAGACTGATATTGAGTATTTAAAAACCAGTTGAAAAGTTCATTGAATTAAAATCAGCTTACTTGAATTGATAATGATTTCTCTCTACAGGACCCCATAGGTAACAAGCTGCCCATGTTGTGTGTCACTTTCTaatgatcaaaaagaaaaaaaacatataaagtacCAGTTAGGGCAGAGCTAATGACTTCTCCAATTTTACAttaaactgtgaaaaaaaaaagatataaatatgttttaaatggcTCCAACACTAACTAGGTAAAACAGCTACATGGATGTGACAATAAGTGATTTGgctatttataaagaaattgtgtATAGtttaagtcctcacttaacactGCCGATAATCTGTTGGAACTTCAGCAGAACAATgtataatgaaataattttacagGCTAATTGACATAAATAAGGGTTAAGTTCTTAAAGCATCTTATCAACATTATAACAGAATGACTCTTAACAAGACCaggttatttgaggacctgctgtccGTTTTCCTAAGTCTCCTCTGAAGAACAGGAGATTTCCTTGTACCAGATTCATGTCCTTTCTCCTCAGCCcgccctcccctacccccaccatTTCCATCAAGtgctatttaataaaaaattaacttgtaTACCTAGTttaatatattccttttttttgaaaTGCTGTACTCTACATTTACCTGGTATTTTCCAAAAGCAGTTGTTCTAACACCAGTGTTCTTTACTAACTTCTTAATCTGCAAACTGTACGTGGCATTGAGAACTCGaatttacttttagttttgttttcatcaaccttttctaaatataaattccTTGAAATGGAGTTAGACAATGAAGTAGGTGAGTTATACTGAATAGCTTCTAGAATCAAAGAAACATCCTGAGAGACTGggctttcaaaatatttctttttctttttcttctcatagtcttatttcacttagggtACAGACAAACGTTTAAAGGTTTTTCATCCAGGTTTGGCTCAGTGACAGTGACAACAAACAACATTCAAGTACTATTAGGCAAAGGCAGCCCTACAAGGGTACGTGTCCACATAGTTCAGTTTGCAAAGGAGAGCTATTTTAATTATCCTGCAGTATATCTGGCCAAGAAAACCTTCTGAAACTGTTTTTACTTTAGGGTCTGTGGCATCCTCCCAGAGGTTCTGAAGATCTTGTACATGTCCATGAGATGTCATCATTTTATTGTAGATGCAGGGATGATAAGGAGTTTTACCTTCCCCAGAGAAAAACACGTGGTATTGTGGTACTATCCCCATCTTATTGGCACAGAGGCCCATGAACACATCATCTATGTAAAGACTAGAGTTAAGTGTCTGTGAGGCCGCATAGACCTTGGCAGCTACGTCATTAGAGATCACGTAGGCAGCTCCAGCAGTATAGTCGGGGTAAGCTGGCCACTGGTACATTTCATAGGAGACATAGTATTTGCTGTGTTTGTTTCTAACAGGAGGGGCACCACGATGCACACGGCCAATCCAAAAGTCTTGAACGCCAATTTGTTCTAAACTTTGGAGGTATTCAATAAGATTTGGCATATGAATAAATATGTCATCATCAGCAGTCATAAGGAATTTGGCATGTGGACAAAAGGTATTTGCCCAACTGAACTGCATAAGTAATTTAAGAGTCAGATTATAGAAAGAATCGGCAAAGTCTTGCTGAATTATATCATTGTACACCTTGTCTTCCTGGACCAGTTTCCTTTGCAGTTCTTCTCTTGTCTGTGGATTAGAAGGTGCTCCTACGGCAAACAGAGTTTTGATGTTGGCATTAAGTTGAGACTGAGCATATTTCTCATTGCCCCAGGTTTTCCTGATTGTAGAACGTCGATTGTAGTTTTCAGGAGCAGTCTTCACAAAGAGTAGCAGGAGGACAGACTGTGCCTGACACTTGTCCTCATGGTTGATCAAGTACGGGTAGTGAGCAGCCCCGCCCTGCCCGTGCTTCAGGGATAGGCTCTCGTTTACAAAGTCGTAGCTGTTGATGAGGTATCTGTAAGAGTAGGACTTCATATGACTCACAATGTGATCGTCAAACGGTTCCCAAAAAATCATGAGGCTCAGTATAAAACAAGTGGCAAATAACTGGGCAACCTGCCATTTTTTCACTCTTCTGCCACTAACAAACCTTCTGATGTCCATTTTTACTTAGGGTCAGTGTTAAACGGGCATTTGCTTCTTCCAGACCATAGAACTTCGTATTCTTTAAAACAGATGTCCATCTTAAGATCGGTTGgggattaaaaatgtaaaaggagattcttatttcacaaaatattttcttttaataccaTTTTTACCGAGATTGCAAATAAATGGCAGACAGTGCAGAACGAGGACACCGGCAGGTCCGCAGCCCCAGCCGGCATCCCTCAGCAGGCTCAGGGACGGCTCTGCTCAGGTGCCCCCTGCGTCCCTTCGGGAGGGTCCGTGTAACCTGTTAGAGTTAGGGAGACAACAGGGAATGGGGTAGTGggttacaaaaagaaataaacttctctTAATTCcttgcaaaataaatataactggTCTGACCTAGACAAAAGGTAATGAGGCAGCTGGCACTTAGAGAGGCATAcagctgtttgtttatttgtttatttatttatattaatttgagagaggaaaaaacagaaagagagagaaagagaaatatctgtcattccagttattttatttttttacagatagagagtcagagagagggacagagacaggaacggagagatgaggagcatcgatcattagttttgcgttctgtgttgcaacaccttagctgttcattgattgctttctcatatgtaccttgaccgtgggccttcagcagaccaagtaaccccttgctcgagccagcgaccttgggctcaagccagtgagcttttgctccaaccagatgagcctgcgctcaagttggagacctcagggtctcgaacctgggtcttccgcatcccagtctgacgctgtatccactgcgccaccgcctggttagacCATTCCAGTTATTGTTGCATTTACTGGTtgtctcttgtatgtgccctgactggggatcgaacctgcaaccttggtgtaatgggacgacactccaaccaacagagctacccagccagggccagctattTGCTTTTTTTAGGGGagtagaagaaagggaaagaagcactctctactgtctgcccattTAGAATACAAAGACCCTTTTCTCtcctcagctttaaaaaaaaaagtcctcaaaAATAGCTGTCATCTTATATAAAATTCAGCTCCCTCAAATGGATATTACCCATAATTACATTGATTTGAAATAGAGGTAGGATGGAAGTAGCTATGCAATTGAAGCAAAATAGATGAATGATGAAACGAAAATTCATAATAAAGATCCAATAAAACTTTCCCAGGCGAGACAGGAATTTGAGTACGAttgtccttttcctttccctttcctttccttcctttcttttccttcttccttcctttcttcccaccttatccatcctccctccctctctccttccttccttccttccattgattttagtgacagagggaggaagaaagagagggacaggaaccttgatctatctgtttctgtgtgacctgaccagggatcaaaccagcaacctctgcgctttggtaCAACactctagccaaccaagctatccagcaggacagagtaagatttttttttttttaattatgaaataattttcccaatttttaattaatttattttatttttttatttttttcagagacagagagtgagtcagagagagggttagacagggacaggcagacatgaacggagagagatgagaagcatcattagtttttcattgcatgttgcaacaccttagctgttcattgattgctttctcatatgtgccttgaccgcggccttcagcagaccgggtaaccccttgctggagctagcgaccttgggttcaagctggtgggcttttgctcaaaccagatgagcccgtgctcaagctggtgaccacggggtctcgaacctgggtcctctgcatcccagtccaacactctatccactgtgccaccgcctggtcaggcaagatttttttttaagactttatttattcattttagagagaaaagaaggaggagaaagagagagagagagagagaagaggggaggagcaggaagcgtcaactcccatatatgccttgaccaggtaatcccagggttttgaaccagcg
This region of Saccopteryx leptura isolate mSacLep1 chromosome 8, mSacLep1_pri_phased_curated, whole genome shotgun sequence genomic DNA includes:
- the B3GNT5 gene encoding lactosylceramide 1,3-N-acetyl-beta-D-glucosaminyltransferase, with amino-acid sequence MDIRRFVSGRRVKKWQVAQLFATCFILSLMIFWEPFDDHIVSHMKSYSYRYLINSYDFVNESLSLKHGQGGAAHYPYLINHEDKCQAQSVLLLLFVKTAPENYNRRSTIRKTWGNEKYAQSQLNANIKTLFAVGAPSNPQTREELQRKLVQEDKVYNDIIQQDFADSFYNLTLKLLMQFSWANTFCPHAKFLMTADDDIFIHMPNLIEYLQSLEQIGVQDFWIGRVHRGAPPVRNKHSKYYVSYEMYQWPAYPDYTAGAAYVISNDVAAKVYAASQTLNSSLYIDDVFMGLCANKMGIVPQYHVFFSGEGKTPYHPCIYNKMMTSHGHVQDLQNLWEDATDPKVKTVSEGFLGQIYCRIIKIALLCKLNYVDTYPCRAAFA